AGGCGCCCGCGGGAGAATGTGCCGAAGTTCTTGGATTCCATTTCTTGTAGGCCGCTGGCAACTTGTTTGTAACGCTGGTATTCCAGCATTTCCTTCATCAGCTGTTCGCGGTCTTCGTTGTAGGCTTCCACGAGTTCGGGGTCGCGTTCCTCGGCGGGCAGGAGTTCCTGCACCTTGAGGGCCATCAAGCGGCTCGCCATGCACAGGAAGTCGCCGGCTTTGGAAAGGTCCATGCCCGAGTAGGCTTCTACCCATTTCGCAAAGTCGTCTGCAATTTCGGCGATAGGAATTTTATCCAGTGCCATTTCTTTTTTCTGCACTAGATAGACGAGCAAATCCATCGGACCATTGAACGATCCAATGTTGACTTCGTAATCTTCCTGTTCTTCGATTTCGGTCATCCCTCGTGAAAGTTAGAAATATTTGGAAATCCCGATTGTTTTTGGGGAATCCTTTTTGCATATTTGGGAACGGGCCGTTTTTTTATAGGAGGACCCATTATGGCTATTGCGATGGAAGAGAATCCGAATCCGATGAAGTTTACGAAGGTGTTCAAGGTCGAACCCGAAATGATTGACGACAACCACCATTTCAACAATGTGTGGTCTGTGCAGTGGATTCAGGACATCGCCATCGCGCACTCCGATTCCGTGGGCGGAACCGAGCTCATGAAAAAGTTGGGAGCCGGCTGGATGATTCACGTGCAGCACGTGGAGTACAAGAATCAGGCTTTCCTTGGCGAAGAAATCCGCGGGACCACGTGGGTCGATGCCTACGGCAAGGTCGCTTGCGTGCGCAAGTGCAAATTCGAGCGCGTCTCGGACGGCAAGGTAATCTTCGAGTCAGAGACACAGTGGGTGCTGGTCGACATGGGCAGAGGAAGACCCATGGCCATTTCGGATGAGATGAAAGCGTTGTATAGGGAATAGAGAGGCTAGAGAATAGAGAGTAGAGGCTAGTGAAAAGAATCACGCACTTCGTGCGTCAATATAAGACGGCGAAGCCGTGAAATTTTTCCCTAGATCCTAACCTCTAGACCCTCACCCCTCTCATCACTCCACCGTCACGCTCTTCGCCAGGTTTCTCGGCTGGTCCACGTCGTTGCCGCGCAGTACGGC
This genomic window from uncultured Fibrobacter sp. contains:
- a CDS encoding acyl-CoA thioesterase translates to MAIAMEENPNPMKFTKVFKVEPEMIDDNHHFNNVWSVQWIQDIAIAHSDSVGGTELMKKLGAGWMIHVQHVEYKNQAFLGEEIRGTTWVDAYGKVACVRKCKFERVSDGKVIFESETQWVLVDMGRGRPMAISDEMKALYRE